One genomic window of Mus caroli chromosome 12, CAROLI_EIJ_v1.1, whole genome shotgun sequence includes the following:
- the LOC110307482 gene encoding ubiquitin-like protein 5: MIEVVCNDRLGNKVQVNCNTDDTISDLKKLIAFQTGSCWXKIILKKWYMIYKDHVSLGDYEIHDGMNLELYYQ, translated from the coding sequence ATGATTGAGGTGGTTTGCAATGACCGTCTAGGAAATAAAGTCCAAGTGAATTGCAACACAGATGATACCATCAGTGACTTGAAGAAACTGATAGCATTTCAAACTGGCTCCTGCTGGAANAAGATCATTCTTAAAAAGTGGTACATGATTTATAAGGACCACGTGTCTCTGGGAGACTATGAAATCCATGATGGGATGAACCTGGAGCTTTATTACCAGTAG